A window from Balearica regulorum gibbericeps isolate bBalReg1 chromosome 1, bBalReg1.pri, whole genome shotgun sequence encodes these proteins:
- the GPALPP1 gene encoding GPALPP motifs-containing protein 1 translates to MARELIGPALPPGFPRCPEADPDEDFSQVAGPALPPGYKSSCSSETPDSDDDSESLPPPRDANRDSEEETGGDPASKKPKRIQEDDDDDGFFGPALPPGFKKQDDSPERPIIGPALPPGFRKPSQDPGNSRGAIGPSVPSEFHTQVTDSSGEEDDLIGPMPAKGPVESDVTKEFERRAQRMKEKLTSADSDEPKQVTRESWMTELPPELKSFGFGPRTFKRRANDKSGDRSIWTDTPADRERKAKEREEAKKSTSKDNEEIVLSGRDKRLVEQVTSYNESKRSESLMDIHQKKLKSKVSEEKNKPQERRPFDRDQDLKVNRFDEAQKKALIRKSRDLNTKFEHSKGNMFL, encoded by the exons ATGGCCCGAGAGCTCATCGGCCCCGCGCTGCCGCCCGGCTTCCCGCGCTGCCCCGAAGCGGACCCGGACGAGGACTTCAGCCAGG TTGCAGGACCAGCACTGCCTCCAGGCTATAAGAGCAGCTGTAGCTCAGAAACTCCTGACAGTGATGACGACTCGGAATCTCTTCCTCCACCCAGAGATGCAAACAGAGATTCTGAAGAGGAGACAGGAGGAGATCCAGCATCCAA AAAGCCAAAAAGAATTCAGGAagacgatgatgatgatggcTTTTTTGGgcctgctcttcctcctggaTTTAAAAAACAGGATGATTCTCCAGAGAG gcCCATTATAGGTCCTGCATTACCGCCTGGCTTTAGGAAACCTTCGCAGGACCCTGGGAATAGCAGAGGTGCCATAGGACCGTCTGTTCCATCGGAATTCCATACCCAG gtaaCAGATAGTAGCGGGGAAGAAGACGATCTTATAGGCCCAATGCCTGCAAAAGGACCAGTGGAGTCTGATGTGACGAAAGAATTTGAACGCAGAGCTCagagaatgaaggaaaaacttACTTCAGCAGACAGT GATGAACCCAAGCAAGTTACCAGAGAATCATGGATGACAGAACTTCCACCTGAATTGAAAAGCTTTGGATTTGGCCCGAGAACATTCAAGAGAAGAGCTAATGACAAATCAGGCGATAGATCTATTTGGACAGATACTCCAgctgacagagagagaaaagccaag gaaagagaagaggcaaaaaagtcaACCAGTAAGGATAATGAAGAAATTGTATTATCTGGGAGAGACAAGAGGCTTGTTGAGCAGGTGACTTCATACAAT GAGTCAAAGAGGTCAGAATCTCTCATGGACATACATCAGAAAAAGCTAAAGAGCAAAGTgtctgaagaaaagaacaaacctCAGGAAAGAAGGCCATTTGACCGAGACCAGGATCTCAAAGTCAATCGATTTGATGAAGCACAAAAGAAAGCTCTTATAAGAAAATCCAGAGATCTGAATACTAAATTTGAGCACAGTAAAGGCAATATGTTTTTATAA